A window from Candidatus Brocadiaceae bacterium encodes these proteins:
- a CDS encoding ABC transporter ATP-binding protein, giving the protein MALAEFQNVWRTYQMGETLLHAMRGVNFAVEEGEMVAIMGPSGSGKSTLLNLLGCLDTPTSGRYLLGGRDISTLSDDELSDIRASEIGFVFQSYNLIAQLNVVENIEIPLYYQGMSERESYRRAVEMAEVVGLSHRLTHVPTELSGGERQRVGIARALASSPLFVLADEPTGNLDTRTGEQILELLGEVNGSGVTMIIVTHDPRVAERAQRTLHLVDGQITEDLPQPDKQATP; this is encoded by the coding sequence ATGGCGCTCGCTGAGTTCCAGAACGTCTGGCGCACCTACCAGATGGGTGAGACGCTCCTGCACGCCATGCGGGGCGTCAACTTCGCCGTCGAAGAGGGCGAGATGGTCGCCATCATGGGGCCGAGCGGCTCCGGCAAGTCGACCCTGCTGAACCTCCTGGGATGCCTGGACACGCCCACCAGCGGGCGCTACCTCCTGGGCGGACGCGACATCTCCACCCTCAGCGACGACGAACTGAGCGACATCCGGGCCAGCGAGATCGGCTTCGTCTTCCAGTCCTACAACCTGATCGCGCAACTCAACGTCGTCGAGAACATCGAGATCCCCCTCTACTACCAGGGGATGTCCGAACGCGAAAGCTACCGGCGCGCCGTCGAGATGGCCGAGGTCGTGGGCCTCAGCCACCGCCTCACGCACGTGCCCACGGAACTGAGCGGCGGCGAGCGCCAGCGCGTGGGCATCGCACGGGCCCTGGCCAGTTCGCCCCTGTTCGTGCTGGCCGACGAACCGACCGGCAACCTGGACACCCGCACCGGCGAGCAGATCCTGGAACTCCTGGGCGAGGTCAATGGTAGCGGCGTGACCATGATCATCGTCACGCACGACCCCCGCGTGGCCGAGCGCGCCCAGCGGACCCTCCACCTGGTGGACGGCCAGATCACCGAGGACCTTCCGCAGCCCGACAAGCAGGCAACCCCATGA